In the genome of Leguminivora glycinivorella isolate SPB_JAAS2020 chromosome 21, LegGlyc_1.1, whole genome shotgun sequence, one region contains:
- the LOC125237378 gene encoding uncharacterized protein LOC125237378, translated as MNELTENNVENCNAENSADSPPQRRRRSSFFERRSIVPEPSMNIIADDTNDEDADEEYLNQYYTQLRSEKDQWKKEVQNRRGILHDAELQLKMAKKSDKVRINYSILSNEDIEFLQAKPNLPDLVDSVRKLQKSTRETYELYKRAVELDEVVLRDVEGKVERVTKYLLEHSREVE; from the exons ATGAATGAATTAACAGAAAATAATGTGGAGAACTGTAACGCAGAAAATTCTGCGGATTCACCGCCACAGCGGCGGCGTCGGTCTAGCTTTTTCGAGCGTCGAAGTATCG tgCCTGAACCGTCTATGAATATTATCGCCGACGACACTAACGATGAAGATGCGGATGAGGAATACCTAAACCA GTACTACACACAACTGCGAAGTGAGAAAGATCAGTGGAAGAAAGAGGTTCAGAACAGACGAGGAATCTTACATGATGCTGAGTT ACAACTAAAAATGGCAAAGAAATCCGACAAGGTCCGTATAAACTACAGCATACTATCCAACGAAGACATCGAGTTTCTCCAAGCCAAGCCCAACCTGCCAGACCTTGTCGACAGTGTCCGGAAGCTACAGAAGTCTACGAGAGAGACATATGAGCTGTACAAGAGAGCTGTGGAGCTCGATGAGGTGGTTTTGAGGGACGTTGAAGGGAAAGTTGAGAGAGTTACGAAGTATTTGTTGGAGCATAGTCGTGAAGTTGAATAA